A stretch of DNA from Rattus rattus isolate New Zealand chromosome 1, Rrattus_CSIRO_v1, whole genome shotgun sequence:
GAGCTCGCTTTGTAAGTCTGGGGTCAGGGTCTGGGGTCAGGGTCTGGGGTCAGGGTCTGTGCTCAGTTTGTAGCTGCCCCAGTCAATAGCTCATGTATGTTGGTGGGGGAGATTAAATGCCTGAGCTGCTCAGACACCTGTAGGGTGTTCAAGGATTTGCATGGACTAAATCCATGGTGACACAAGCAAGCTAGTTTTGAAGCAGGGACAAGATCCTAGGACTTCGGGGGACTCCAATGGATACTCCCTGAAGTCTGTTCTGAGTCTGGGATCCTTCCATTCTAAGGGGTAAAGCAAACATCCAGAGAGTCCAGTAGGATGGGTCTGGCTGTTCTTCCCCAGTCCCCAGAGCCAGGTGCATACTAGGCATGCTGAAAATCCACGGAGTGTCTGTCAGGTGCAAGAGGAAGGCAGCGCTCAGACTGTTTTGGAATTGAAGGAGGTTAGCTTTGAGGAAAGGAACTCTAGTGTCTGTCAGAGGAAGTAGCACTCTTCTAGGCCTgccaccctccccttcctgcaGAGCCTGCAGCCACACTTAAGGCCACCCAGCTGGCCTTGTGAGGGCCCTTTCCTCTTTCAgtgtaaagaaaaaggaaaagacattttttttggaaaaaaaaaaaaagtcccttctGCTCCCTGGGAATCCCCGGTGGCCGGATAGACTTCGGGATATCCCAGAGGAAATCAAAGCCCAGGGTGCATGGCCTCCCCCAAGTACAGTGCAGCCAGACTCTCTCGCTACAAGACTGGCCTATGGGCCTTCCTGAGAACATCTTGTCTGGGGTCCCTGTTCCCTGGCCGGCCTGTGAAAACCTCTGTCCCTTCTGTAAAGTTCAACAGTAAGTCCTGTAAACACCGGTTTGGAGCCCAGGGCACACCCTCTGCAAGATTCAAAGAAAGCAGGGAGGAAAGTAAGCCGAGTGAAAGGCGTGTGGAAGCGCTTCAGGGGTGGGGCGTGTGGCTAAAGTAGTCCACAAAGGATTAGACACTGCTGGGGATGAGGGCATCATGGAGGTAAAGAAACTGTCCCCAGGCTGACAGCTAAGAAAAAGGATGTGTTGGGAAGCGAAACCCTCTTTAAAAGGCCCTGAACTACTTCCCTTGCCCTTGTCTCTGGCAGGGCATCTTCAGGTCCCTGTGCCTAGACATCCAACGTTACCTGCCCGGCCATGGCCCTGTGTCTGAAGCAGGTGTTTGCTAAGGACAAGACTTTCCGGCCCCGGAAGCGCTTCGAGCCTGGCACGCAGCGCTTTGAGCTATATAAGAAGGCACAAGCTTCACTCAAGTCCGGCCTGGACCTGCGGAGTGTGGTGAGGTTGCCACCTGGTGAGAGCATCGATGACTGGATCGCTGTGCATGTGGTGGACTTCTTTAATCGTATCAACCTCATCTATGGGACCATGGCTGAGCACTGCAGTGAAACCAGCTGCCCAGTCATGGCTGGTGGGCCCCGCTACGAGTACCGCTGGCAGGACGAGCGTCAGTACCGAAGGCCCGCCAAGCTCTCAGCGCCCCGCTATATGGCATTGCTCATGGACTGGATCGAGGGTCTCATCAATGATGAGGATGTCTTTCCTACACGTGTTGGTGAGCACTGGTGATTGGAGAGTTAGCATAGCCAGGGAGGGTCCTTCCTGTATAGTGGAAGAGGAAactgtttgaggcaggatcttggtTAGAATCAAACAAGGACTATCTGCCTGCCATTTGGGGCATGAGTGTCCAAAGCATAAGTGGTTTCACTGTGGCCTATCCCAGCATGTCCACAGGCACgatttctcctctctctggaaCAAGCGACAGACATACTGTTGTGCTTGGTCTGATCTTGCTTCCACCCCTCCCATGAGTCCCTCCTGAATCCTAGCTCCAGGAAAGGGAAGAATTAGACCCTGGATTGGCCCAAAGGGTATCATTCCCTCAGACTTGGGGCTCCCTAGTCAGGTCCAGCCCATGGGTCTTTTCTTGTCTCAGCTGGGCTTGGGCAGGTGAGGACAGGGCTAGGAGATGAGTAAAGTTACCCTGGCCCAGGGTCCCCACCCAGAAGCTGAGCTGTGTTCATCATGGAAGCTCCACCTGCAAACTGGGTCCCAGCACCCGTCTGGGCTATAGGGACTCAAATGGGTGGGGCAGATGGTCAAGCCCCGAGGGAAGAAGTCTGAATGCTGAGGAAAGCTGGGCACTGAGTCACAATTCAAGCACCGGGCCCCTCCCCAGCTGCTGCTGCCTTTTCCAGAGTGTTGTGTGCAGCAGGTACCTTCATTTCACACAGGAGCAAACTGGGGCCAACTGTAGGATCGTGCATTGAATAGAAAAGGCCTCAGAACCGGAACTCAGTATTGTGGGTCCCAGATGCCATTGTCCAGATAAGTACGATGGGAGTGTAGGGACTAGGTTGGGTTCTCAAAGAGCAGTGGAAAGGAACTGGAAAGGAAGGCGTGTGGAGGTGAATGAGCCCGGGCTCAGTCTGATCCTGGCTCTAATTTCCTCTAGCCTACATCCCTGGGGTGTGAGCCCTGAGTAAACTTTTAACTACATGACCGGTGATTTTGTCATAGCAGAAATGAGGGTGTAAGCCACTTGTATCTCTGCCCTGGATGTGGGGCGTGTGCATACACTGCCTTTCCCACACCTCTGTGGCCTTTCCTGGCCAGGCAGGATCTGTATCATTTATCTCTGAGAGGCACTACTGTACAGAGAGGTTTGAATCCTGCCTCCAGTTTGTACTAATTAATAACTGTGGGCCCTGAGGCAAGTGGCTTCACCTTTATACATTACCTGCATTTTATCATATCTAGAATGACTATCAGAGCCATCAGCACAACTggaaagggcagagggcagaggtacAAAGGGCCCAGCTCAGAGCTGGGCTCACACAAGGAAAGTTCTTTATGTTACTGGGTATCTGAAGGAATGAATGATATCTGAATGAATGCTATCTGAAACAGTTCCTAAGTGTTAGCATGGGGTGGCGGGTAAGCCAGCTATGAGAACAGTAAGCAGCGGGATTGAGCATGTGGCTGCAGAGGGCAGTCAGGATTGGCTCATAAAGGCTTCACTCCATGCCATGCTGGGATATTGAGACTTAACTCTGAAGGGCCATGTTTTTAATAAAGAACTGGCCCACGTACTGACAGCCTCCCAATTGGACTGTACAGGAGAAAGTGATGTGCATGTCCGTATGGGTGCTCAGGCTTCTGGGGAGAGGTTATGCCATGATTTTCATTGTGGTCTGAGGCAGACTGGCCAGCAGTAAGCTTGCAAAGTTCTGCTTTAGGGAGTGGAGAATGTGGCAGGTGACCTGGGTTATAGCGGCAGAAGGTATTTTCAGATCtgcccttctttaaaaggaaagatgaagCCTGGAGTTGGAGCTCAGTGGTGCGAATGATTCCTGGGTCCAGTCCCCAGaacttcccccaccccaaaagaAAGCTATAGAAGCagccaaacttttttttttttctcggagctggggaccgaacccagggccttgcggttgctaggcaagtgctctaccactgagctaaatccccaacccacagccaaactcttgctctgcctgtctctgtgtcctgtgctgAGGAGGGGTAAAGACTGCCTGTGGGAGGGGCAGAGTTTTGCCCCTAGGATTTTGATTCCTCTTCACTCATCTCCATCCCCAGGAGTTCCCTTCCCCAAGAACTTCCAGCAGGTCTGCACCAAGATCCTGACGCGACTCTTCCGAGTCTTTGTCCACGTCTACATCCACCACTTTGACAGCATCCTCAGCATGGGGGCGGAGGCACATGTCAACACCTGCTATAAGCACTTTTACTACTTCATCCAGGAGTTCAGCCTCGTGGACCAGAGGGAACTAGAGCCGCTGGTAAGGCTATGTCTGACTACCCTTCTCTGCCAGTGCTCTCTCTTGATCTGTATGAAACGCCCATCCCCAGATGAATATATGAGGGGAGACAACTTGTCTAACAGTGGATTCTGTACTCTTACAGAGAATTCATGGAGATGTCAGTGTTCATGGTTTGCAGCTGAGGTTGGGGAGGGGTCAGACTCAATAAACCCCATGATTTGGCAAGGAGTTGCCCGTCGGCAGGCTGAGGTCAAACTAACCCTTCCTTACTTTGTGTCTCTAC
This window harbors:
- the Mob3c gene encoding MOB kinase activator 3C encodes the protein MALCLKQVFAKDKTFRPRKRFEPGTQRFELYKKAQASLKSGLDLRSVVRLPPGESIDDWIAVHVVDFFNRINLIYGTMAEHCSETSCPVMAGGPRYEYRWQDERQYRRPAKLSAPRYMALLMDWIEGLINDEDVFPTRVGVPFPKNFQQVCTKILTRLFRVFVHVYIHHFDSILSMGAEAHVNTCYKHFYYFIQEFSLVDQRELEPLREMTERICH